A genomic region of Microscilla marina ATCC 23134 contains the following coding sequences:
- a CDS encoding NHL domain-containing protein: MSMVLLLCFTTYFLSAQNISTVAGGGTGATAIANNISAMSANLGQVHGLLSDNAGNLYIASTNKHYILKVNASDGKILILAGDGTQNSTGDGGLATSAKVASPRGIFLDKNGNLYFAEGGASKKIRKINASDGKISTVAGGGANNPGDGGAATDAKLNDPFFVYVDNDNGDIYFTEYAGNKVRKVNGSDGKISTIAGDGTNSTTGDGGLATAATVNNPLGIYLDAAKNIYFAEFAGHRIRKINASDGNINTIVGTGTGSTTGNGADAGSATINGPTGIHIDVSGNLYIAEFSGNVVRKVNASDNKINTIAGGGASDPGNGGLATSAVVSLPFGLVIDAAGDMYIPEFTNGKIRKVAYPDLNLKTTSSLAVGATHDFGSATVGSNTGAVTFTAENLGSGNLTLTGSAGSFATLGGTNAGDFSISQASLTSPIAESGNKTFTVTFTPVAAGARSATLTINSDDPNENPYTIKLTGTATACNAVDAGSIGSAQTICSGGTPALLTSTTAASGGNGSFTYQWQSSGDGTNFSNVSGATSATYQPPALSQNTYYRRTATSGGGCGSANSANVLLTVNAPQAPTVSITSDDADNTIAPGTKVTFTAAPTNGGTSPTYQWKVNGTDVSGATAATFEKTDLSNGDKVSVMMTTSASCVSSNTATSNEISMTVSSGGGGPTALPNQPSQAQLSVYPNPSSDKVILKFTGKVSQSLEVYILDDLGRYLATHTGKLSAGVFTIPVRYLPKGIYLFKIRLGKETILKRVTKK; encoded by the coding sequence AACTTAGGCCAAGTACACGGGCTACTATCAGACAATGCTGGAAACTTATATATAGCTTCAACCAACAAACACTATATATTAAAAGTAAATGCCTCGGACGGGAAGATACTGATTCTGGCAGGTGATGGTACCCAAAACTCTACCGGCGATGGAGGGCTTGCTACCAGTGCTAAGGTAGCCTCACCCAGAGGAATATTTCTCGATAAAAACGGGAACCTTTACTTTGCCGAAGGAGGGGCTTCCAAAAAAATACGGAAAATAAATGCTTCGGATGGAAAAATATCTACAGTAGCAGGGGGGGGTGCCAACAACCCTGGTGACGGGGGTGCCGCTACTGACGCGAAACTGAATGATCCTTTTTTTGTATATGTAGACAACGACAACGGAGATATTTATTTTACTGAGTATGCCGGAAACAAAGTTCGCAAAGTAAATGGCTCCGATGGTAAAATATCTACCATTGCTGGAGATGGTACTAATTCTACTACTGGAGACGGGGGACTGGCAACAGCTGCTACTGTAAACAATCCCCTAGGAATATACCTGGATGCTGCCAAAAATATTTACTTTGCCGAATTTGCTGGTCATCGGATTAGAAAAATCAATGCTTCGGACGGAAATATCAACACCATTGTAGGCACCGGAACCGGATCTACTACTGGTAACGGAGCCGATGCAGGCAGTGCTACTATTAATGGGCCTACGGGTATTCATATAGATGTATCTGGAAACTTATACATTGCCGAATTTAGCGGCAATGTAGTTCGTAAAGTAAACGCCTCAGACAACAAAATTAATACTATAGCGGGGGGCGGTGCCAGCGACCCTGGCAATGGTGGATTGGCCACCAGTGCAGTGGTTAGCCTACCGTTTGGGCTTGTAATTGATGCTGCGGGCGACATGTATATACCAGAATTTACAAATGGCAAAATACGTAAAGTGGCTTACCCTGACTTAAACCTTAAAACTACCTCTAGCCTTGCCGTGGGAGCCACGCATGACTTTGGGTCTGCAACGGTGGGTAGCAACACTGGTGCAGTTACTTTTACCGCTGAAAACCTGGGTTCAGGCAATTTAACCCTTACCGGAAGCGCAGGAAGTTTTGCCACGTTGGGGGGAACCAATGCAGGCGATTTCTCTATAAGCCAAGCCAGCCTTACCAGTCCTATTGCCGAAAGTGGTAACAAAACTTTTACGGTTACTTTTACTCCGGTTGCGGCTGGAGCCCGTAGTGCTACACTCACGATCAATAGCGATGATCCCAACGAAAATCCTTATACAATTAAACTTACTGGAACCGCCACTGCCTGTAATGCAGTGGATGCTGGCAGTATAGGCAGTGCCCAAACCATTTGTAGTGGAGGTACACCTGCTTTGCTTACGTCTACTACTGCAGCATCGGGCGGAAATGGGAGTTTCACCTACCAGTGGCAATCTTCTGGCGATGGCACCAACTTTAGCAATGTATCGGGGGCTACCTCAGCTACTTACCAGCCACCTGCCCTCAGCCAAAATACTTATTACCGTCGTACAGCTACCTCAGGCGGAGGCTGTGGTTCGGCAAACTCTGCCAATGTTTTGCTTACAGTCAATGCTCCACAAGCTCCTACTGTAAGCATTACATCTGATGATGCAGATAACACCATCGCCCCTGGCACCAAGGTAACCTTTACCGCTGCCCCTACCAATGGAGGTACCTCTCCTACCTACCAATGGAAAGTAAATGGAACCGACGTAAGTGGGGCTACTGCTGCTACGTTTGAAAAAACAGACCTAAGCAACGGCGATAAGGTGAGCGTTATGATGACTACCTCGGCAAGCTGTGTTAGCAGCAATACGGCTACCTCTAACGAAATTTCGATGACGGTTAGTAGTGGAGGTGGAGGCCCCACGGCATTGCCCAACCAACCCAGCCAAGCCCAACTGAGTGTTTACCCCAACCCAAGCTCCGACAAAGTCATATTAAAGTTTACGGGAAAAGTAAGCCAAAGCCTAGAGGTTTATATTTTGGATGATTTAGGCAGATACTTAGCTACCCATACTGGTAAACTTAGTGCAGGAGTTTTTACAATACCTGTCCGTTATTTACCCAAAGGCATTTACTTGTTTAAGATTCGCCTTGGCAAAGAAACGATCCTGAAAAGAGTCACTAAAAAGTAG
- a CDS encoding lipase family protein codes for MSTNNNLTPPCLALPASDLAYRVTASGFDKPSEDDWVASQIYSYAGVYQYGYAYDDQPQEKPKDRLESACLIYIDYGGHLTLSFRGTAGNTTCGVIKDWSTNLDCDLVAMKTPQGELEVHHGFKKELDVIWKGIMHWVRHFDPEAKRKINITGHSQGGALAFIAAVKLAQEKTDEGKHYNNIQGVTTFAAPKPGGLSFAKYYNDLKLQNEVTLGSVTVRYENTADLVPLLPPNVNINYENYEWIKKIIFGLLDSEYIRNLGGPECRDYITKLVAHLEKMQVKDFLSGFYPVGDHLCFIKYNGDTKMLNREENEECITLDFSNWMMNFCYKFGIFSHSVEATPNIDWEEIINKIKEYVYPKVHQLLEAHTLQPGNGYMLAACPNEAFAKGSDGKEFMHASKSE; via the coding sequence ATGTCGACAAATAACAACTTAACTCCACCTTGTTTGGCTTTACCCGCCTCAGACCTTGCCTATAGAGTAACTGCCAGCGGCTTTGACAAACCCTCTGAAGACGATTGGGTAGCTAGTCAAATATACTCTTATGCGGGGGTTTACCAATATGGCTACGCCTACGATGACCAACCACAGGAGAAACCAAAAGACCGACTTGAGTCGGCTTGTCTGATTTACATCGATTATGGAGGCCACCTTACGCTTAGCTTTAGAGGAACTGCTGGCAACACCACCTGTGGAGTCATCAAAGATTGGTCTACTAACTTAGACTGTGATTTGGTAGCCATGAAAACTCCTCAGGGTGAACTGGAGGTACACCATGGTTTTAAAAAAGAATTGGATGTTATTTGGAAAGGAATCATGCATTGGGTGAGGCACTTTGACCCTGAAGCCAAAAGGAAAATAAACATTACTGGTCACAGCCAGGGAGGGGCATTGGCTTTTATTGCGGCAGTTAAACTAGCGCAGGAAAAAACAGACGAAGGCAAGCACTATAATAACATTCAGGGGGTCACCACGTTTGCTGCGCCCAAGCCAGGAGGCCTATCTTTTGCCAAATACTACAATGACCTAAAGCTCCAGAATGAGGTGACTCTAGGCAGTGTGACTGTGCGTTATGAAAATACAGCAGACTTGGTACCATTGCTTCCTCCCAATGTTAATATCAATTATGAAAATTATGAATGGATAAAAAAGATAATTTTTGGGCTGCTTGACAGTGAATATATACGAAATTTGGGAGGACCAGAGTGCAGAGATTATATTACTAAATTAGTCGCACATTTAGAAAAGATGCAAGTTAAAGATTTTCTCAGTGGTTTCTATCCAGTAGGCGATCACTTGTGTTTTATAAAATATAATGGGGATACAAAGATGCTCAACAGAGAGGAGAATGAAGAGTGTATAACTCTGGACTTTTCTAACTGGATGATGAATTTTTGCTATAAATTTGGCATATTTTCACACAGTGTAGAAGCTACACCAAACATAGACTGGGAAGAGATAATCAACAAAATTAAAGAATATGTTTACCCTAAAGTACACCAACTTCTAGAAGCCCACACGCTTCAACCAGGTAATGGCTATATGTTGGCAGCTTGCCCTAATGAAGCCTTTGCTAAAGGCAGTGACGGCAAAGAGTTTATGCACGCATCTAAATCGGAGTAG